In Etheostoma spectabile isolate EspeVRDwgs_2016 unplaced genomic scaffold, UIUC_Espe_1.0 scaffold00008148, whole genome shotgun sequence, a genomic segment contains:
- the LOC116678777 gene encoding caspase recruitment domain-containing protein 8 — protein sequence MSHFTAELLTESGETSYRFRCPGPGVFRCALTGLVFVMTQEAELLYNTVQWDESLLQSAGRMAAGPLFDIKCSEDGAVCQLHLPHCETKDALLVDGLLSVVHISDDGMSILEPLKITDTHVVVKVPHLSALGLIWDFIRRFLNLSVPIEAQVLLFLRPPDMGPRVLDVLLLPGNVLLDEVERKVRGAKHIRISSKCRLSIDQSYRVHCEPEGFKIQPELERFSSDYGPNYHPTFEVFLKTIPENLTLMVQDPDGRPVWRRDVSLRGPDGTDPRRNVPAEDSYPSEDRLLRIWVQFVTRVSNPVLNQLLDHLFQRGVLTAGEMDSARTRGREDKARDMVVTVKRKGRKASSVLVSALCEVDPVLSRELGLM from the exons ATGTCCCACTTCACAGCTGAGCTGCTGACTGAGTCTGGAGAGACTTCATACAG GTTCAGGTGTCCTGGTCCAGGTGTGTTCCGGTGTGCTTTGACTGGACTGGTGTTTGTTATGACCCAGGAGGCGGAGCTGCTGTACAACACTGTCCAATGGGATGAGAGCCTCCTTCAATCAGCTGGCAGGATGGCTGCAGGGCCGCTGTTTGACATCAAGTGTTCAGAGGATGGAGCAGTCTGTCAGCTCCACCTCCCCCACTGTGAAACCAAGGATG CGCTGCTTGTTGACGGCCTGCTGTCTGTCGTCCACATCTCTGATGATGGGATGAGCATCTTGGAGCCGCTGAAGATTACAGACACTCATGTGGTCGTGAAGGTCCCCCACCTCTCTGCCTTGGGCCTCATCTGGGATTTCATTAGAAGATTTCTGAACCTCTCAGTGCCGATAGAGGCCCAAGTTCTGTTGTTCCTCCGACCTCCGGACATGGGGCCTCGAGTACTAGATGTTCTACTGCTGCCTGGCAACGTCCTTCTAGATGAG GTTGAGAGGAAAGTACGAGGTGCTAAACACATCAGGATCTCTTCCAAGTGTCGTCTCAGCATTGATCAGAGCTACAGGGTCCACTGTGAGCCTGAGGGCTTTAAGATCCAGCCTGAG CTGGAGCGCTTCAGCTCAGACTATGGACCAAACTACCATCCAACATTTGAAGTTTTCCTGAAGACGATCCCAGAGAACCTGACGTTGATGGTCCAGGACCCAGACGGGAGACCGGTCTGGAGACGGGACGTGTCTTTGAGAG GTCCAGATGGGACAGATCCACGGAGGAATGTCCCAGCAGAGGACAGTTATCCCTCAGAAGACAGGCTGTTGCGGATTTGGGTCCAGTTTGTGACCCGAGTGTCTAATCCAGTTCTGAACCAGCTTCTGGATCACCTCTTTCAGCGAGGTGTTCTAACTGCCGGTGAAATGGACTCAGCCAGAACACGAGGCCGAGAAGACAAAGCCCGAGACATGGTGGTCacagtgaaaagaaaaggacGTAAGGCCAGCTCGGTTCtggtctctgctctctgtgagGTGGACCCGGTCCTCTCCAGAGAGCTGGGATTAATGTGA